The nucleotide sequence AAGAAGATCACCCTGGTCAAGAACTATGACCTGATCGGGGATATCACTGCGAAATTCAAAACCACGCCGGTGTTTCGCTTCCTAAGACCTGATGCCGAAGGTTCTTTGAAGGCTCAGAATTAAGTCCGTTTTGACTTCGTAAAGCCCTGCTTGTTAGGCTTTATATCGGCCCTGGGGCTTTCGAGGTTTTTATGAATTTGTTTTTCCGTCTTTTGCATGTTCTGATTTTTTCCCGTTTCCGTTCCCGCGTGGGCATTATGGATGAATGCGCGACACCGTTTAGAGTGTGGCCGACAGATCTGGATGTTCTTCGTCACATGAACAATGGGGTCTATCTGTCTTTGCAGGATCTGGCGCGCACCGATTACATGATCCGTGCTCAGGCCGCGGGGGCGATTGCCGCTGAAGGCTGGTATCCGGTGGTGGCCTCTGAAACCATCCGCTTTCGCAGGTCTTTGAAGGTCTTTCAGAAATTCCATCTGCACACACGACTGATCACCTGGGATGATAAGTATCTTTATCTTGAACACAAGTTCACCAGTCGCGGGGACCTTGTGGCTATCGGGATGATTCGCGCGCGCTTCTTAAGTAAAAAGGGCGGGACGGTATCACCCGCGGAGCTGATGAAGGCCGTGGGCGAAAACCTGACAGCGCCCCTTATGCCGGAATACCTGCAGGCTTGGATCGCTGCCGATCAGGAGCAGTCGAAAGCCGCGGGCGTCTGATTCAGAACTTGTATCCCAAAACCACATAGTGTCCGAGGCCGGAGGTTTCTCCGGCAATACCGCCGTCGACAAACTGTCCATAGTCTTTGTAGTACTTCAATCCATAGCCCAATGAATAATCGGCTTGATGCCAGTAAAAGCCGTTGTACCAAGCCACCGAACTGGTGGTTCGGCCGGGCTCTTGACCGATCTCGTCGGCAGAGAAAATGAAATCCAGATATCCCTGATAAGAAATGAAACTTTGATTGGCGAAGTGATAAAACGGAGCAAACCAGTTCGCCGCCAGAAAGTATCCATCCCAAGTGTGTTCATTCACGGCGCCATAGTTTTCACGGACATAGCGGGCCATCAGATTCGCGCCCAGTTTTCCATTCCAGGGCACTTTGAAATCCACACCCAGACCGACGCATTCTTCAAACAGCGCCCGGTCACCAACAATCAACAGTGTCGCCAGATACCATTCCTTAACCGGCCCCTACGAAAGGTCCTTCTGCACAATGTGATTGATGGAAAAGCGCGGGAAGGTTTTCAGAAACAGATTGTCGCTGTCATGAAAGTCACTGTCTTTGGAATCAAAAATATCAAAGACGTCAAAGAATCCGTAAAAGTCCAAAAAGCCCGAACGGCCCCCGAACTCCATCTCGATGTAGGTGTCGTCTTGCTGGTCAAAAGGATTTTTGTTGTCAAAGCCCTTGTACAGATTGAACTGCAGCCAGCTGAAGTTCTGCGACTTTGCGGCCTCTTGAGAAAACGCGTCCGGGGACAGTGCCAGTGCCATTGTCAGCGCAAGCAGGGGCAGAACTTTGAACATGGATCCTCCTGTCAGTGCAGATAAGAAGGTGCAAAGATCTTTTGCAGTCGGCCGGATTTTGAAAGTTCCTGAATGGCCGAATTTATTTCCTCGATTTTCAAGGTGGATTTTTTCGAGACCGCACATTTCACATCCACAGAATCAATTTCCAGCGGGGCTTTTTGCAGGCGGGAATCGTTGCTTTTGTAATAGCTGTATTCAAGGCTGTTCAGCAGAATCAACGGCACCCGCTTCACACTGAGTTTTTCCACGTTGGCAGCGCCCGAACCGGCGTCTTCGCGTTCAAGGCTCTTGTCGTTAAAGTAGGGCGTCAGGGCCGGATAGACAAAGTTCAGCACTGCACCAATGCGTTTGCCTTTCAGGTCGTCTGTCGTCCGAATCTTGGCGACTTCAGGATCACCAGCGTGGCCCACGATCAAATCACTTTGGCGGAAGATAGGGGAACTCCAGTGGTACTGTTTTGCGTACTGACCGGCCCAGGCTTCGGTGTCATAGCAGACCAGCTCAATCTGCCCGGAAGCAAGGCGCGCATCCAGACGGCCTCGTGGCAGCAGCACGAAGGTGATGGGGCGTTGGATCTTTTTACCGATTTCCAGAGCTATATCGAAAAAGACCCCGCCACGCACGATGCCGTCGTTGTCTGAAGATTTGTCGAAGTGAATGAACGGAGGCGAGTCATTACTGTTCAGACCATAGGTCACAGGTTTGGGAATGGTGTTTGGATCTGCGTAGCGCTTGTATATTTTGCTGATCACCTGGCGGTCTTGAAGTTTGTCGATGGCACGGTTGAGTTTTGCCAGGGTCAGGGTGGATTTTTTTGATAGCGAACACTGGATTTCTGTTTTATCCAGTGCAAAAGAACTGCGATGCAGGGACGGGTAAATGCTTTTGTAATAGCTGTATTCGATTTCACCAAGAATGATATAAGGAACCCGGCCAGTCAGCAGCTTCTTAATGCTGACTTCGATGGTCGGGCTGTCGTTTCGGGTCAGTTCGTTGGTGCGGAAGCGGTCGTCTAAATCAGCATAGAAATAGTTTTCAACAGTTCCAATGGCCCCTTTGATCTGATCTGGGGTTGCAAATGGGACATCGCCCAGTCCGACCAGAACGTTGGCGTGGGTGTAAAGTGTTTTGCTCCACAGGGCCCCGTCGGCAAAGGGCAGGCGCCAGCGTTTGCTGTTATGGCAGACCAGATCAATTTTATTGTTAATGATATTGGTGGCGACGCGTTTTCGCGGAATTCGTCCGATGGTGTAGTCACCGCCCAGTTCATCACCGATGGCGACCGCCATTTCGTAAATCAATCCACCGGTGGGAATTGGATTGTTCTGATTTTCAAACTGGAACAGAAGTGGTGGGGCATTGCTGGCAATGAAACCAAATTTGATAGCGCCCGAAGCCTCGGCAGAGGCCACCTGATAGACAGCAGCAGATACAAGAATCAGGATAAGGCGGCGAAAGTTCATGCCACTAGTTAGTGAGTTTGCCCCACTGTTGTCAAAATTTTTTCACCGCTTTTGTCACACACTTTGGCAATCCATTGAATGCTATTGATGACAGTCAGAAATGTCCTCGCTGGCCACAAGCTCACCCGTGTTTGTCCACGCAAGTAACACTTTCGCATCTGAGGAGAGCTCAAATACCAAGTCGTCTCTGTGCAGTTCATTCTGGATTTTTTCCATGTGATTTTCCAGGCACGATTCAAATCCCGAAGAGTCGCCGCCACCTTCCTTCACGCCGCGGGCGAAGGCATTCGTTGAAAGAGCGGTCAGGATCAGGAAACA is from Bdellovibrio bacteriovorus str. Tiberius and encodes:
- a CDS encoding acyl-CoA thioesterase, yielding MNLFFRLLHVLIFSRFRSRVGIMDECATPFRVWPTDLDVLRHMNNGVYLSLQDLARTDYMIRAQAAGAIAAEGWYPVVASETIRFRRSLKVFQKFHLHTRLITWDDKYLYLEHKFTSRGDLVAIGMIRARFLSKKGGTVSPAELMKAVGENLTAPLMPEYLQAWIAADQEQSKAAGV
- a CDS encoding substrate-binding periplasmic protein; this encodes MNFRRLILILVSAAVYQVASAEASGAIKFGFIASNAPPLLFQFENQNNPIPTGGLIYEMAVAIGDELGGDYTIGRIPRKRVATNIINNKIDLVCHNSKRWRLPFADGALWSKTLYTHANVLVGLGDVPFATPDQIKGAIGTVENYFYADLDDRFRTNELTRNDSPTIEVSIKKLLTGRVPYIILGEIEYSYYKSIYPSLHRSSFALDKTEIQCSLSKKSTLTLAKLNRAIDKLQDRQVISKIYKRYADPNTIPKPVTYGLNSNDSPPFIHFDKSSDNDGIVRGGVFFDIALEIGKKIQRPITFVLLPRGRLDARLASGQIELVCYDTEAWAGQYAKQYHWSSPIFRQSDLIVGHAGDPEVAKIRTTDDLKGKRIGAVLNFVYPALTPYFNDKSLEREDAGSGAANVEKLSVKRVPLILLNSLEYSYYKSNDSRLQKAPLEIDSVDVKCAVSKKSTLKIEEINSAIQELSKSGRLQKIFAPSYLH